The bacterium genome includes a region encoding these proteins:
- a CDS encoding RtcB family protein has protein sequence MDNKWSHILQKIDDFRWRIPQSYKSGMRTAGIIYSTEKMLENLDESLEQVANVAFLPGIVGPSMAMPDIHWGYGFPIGGVAAMDYESGVVSPGGVGFDINCGVRLLCTDLTVNDIKGKIGELIDQLYINIPSGVGSEGNIRVDEQELKQVMVKGAKWMVERGFGWAEDLEVSEEGGAISMADPINISKEAIKRGRPQLGTLGAGNHFLEIQAVEYIYDEDVAGMFGITEPGQITIMIHTGSRGFGHQVCQDNLNVMQRAMVKYGISLPDRQLACAPIKSEEGQAYLASMACAANFAWANRQAIAHWVRESFEKVMGAGSHKLGMSQVYDVAHNMAKIEEHPVDKKIKKLCVHRKGATRAFGPDNAYVPQQYRKVGQPVIVPGDMGRYSFLLVGTDTAMKQTWGSTCHGAGRVMSRHEAIKKMRGRQVQDELAERGILVKAKGRDTLSEEASYAYKDVADVVGTCDGAGISRLVAKMRPLGVVKG, from the coding sequence ATGGATAACAAATGGTCCCATATACTCCAAAAGATAGATGATTTCCGATGGAGGATTCCCCAGTCATATAAATCCGGGATGCGCACGGCCGGGATTATCTACTCCACCGAGAAAATGCTTGAGAATCTGGATGAGTCACTCGAGCAAGTGGCCAATGTCGCATTTCTGCCGGGTATAGTCGGACCGTCTATGGCAATGCCGGATATCCACTGGGGCTATGGCTTTCCTATAGGCGGGGTCGCCGCTATGGATTATGAGTCAGGCGTGGTCTCACCGGGTGGAGTCGGTTTCGATATCAACTGCGGTGTGCGCCTGCTATGCACAGACCTCACTGTGAATGATATTAAGGGCAAAATAGGCGAACTGATCGATCAGCTGTATATAAACATACCATCAGGTGTCGGCAGTGAGGGCAATATCAGGGTCGATGAGCAAGAACTCAAACAGGTGATGGTCAAAGGCGCCAAATGGATGGTCGAGCGCGGTTTTGGCTGGGCGGAGGATTTGGAGGTAAGTGAAGAAGGCGGCGCAATATCGATGGCCGACCCGATTAATATCAGCAAAGAAGCCATCAAACGTGGTCGGCCTCAGCTCGGCACGCTTGGCGCTGGAAATCATTTCCTGGAAATACAGGCTGTCGAGTATATCTATGATGAGGATGTAGCCGGCATGTTTGGGATCACCGAGCCTGGGCAGATTACAATTATGATCCACACGGGCAGCCGGGGGTTCGGTCATCAGGTTTGCCAAGATAATCTAAATGTCATGCAGCGCGCAATGGTCAAATACGGAATTTCATTACCGGACAGGCAGCTTGCCTGCGCTCCGATTAAGTCTGAGGAGGGTCAGGCATATCTGGCGTCTATGGCATGTGCGGCCAACTTCGCCTGGGCAAACCGACAGGCTATAGCTCATTGGGTCCGTGAGAGCTTTGAGAAAGTTATGGGCGCAGGTTCGCATAAACTGGGAATGAGCCAGGTATATGATGTGGCTCACAATATGGCCAAGATCGAAGAGCACCCTGTGGACAAGAAAATAAAGAAGCTCTGCGTTCACCGCAAGGGAGCGACAAGGGCATTTGGACCGGACAATGCATATGTGCCACAGCAATATCGCAAGGTCGGTCAACCTGTGATAGTGCCGGGTGATATGGGCAGATACTCATTCCTGCTGGTTGGGACCGATACTGCAATGAAACAGACATGGGGTTCGACATGCCATGGCGCAGGTCGTGTAATGAGCCGCCATGAGGCCATTAAGAAGATGCGCGGCAGGCAAGTGCAGGATGAGCTTGCCGAACGAGGAATATTGGTGAAGGCCAAAGGACGTGACACACTCTCTGAAGAGGCATCCTATGCGTATAAGGACGTGGCGGATGTGGTCGGCACATGCGACGGTGCGGGAATTTCAAGATTAGTTGCAAAAATGAGACCTTTGGGCGTAGTTAAGGGATAG
- the mtaB gene encoding tRNA (N(6)-L-threonylcarbamoyladenosine(37)-C(2))-methylthiotransferase MtaB, with product MTTDMPTIAYHTLGCKVNQYETEKIRQSLESMGFTTVPFSARADAYIINTCSVTAVADAKSRAAVRKALRSNPEAFVVVAGCYAELGPAKISSIEGVDLIVAHKDKNDIPERLAAHFGISEKSASESELHPRPRSRTRAVVKVQDGCDNFCSYCVIPYARVGMTSRQVGDVIDELKSLADFGYKEIVLAGIRLGSYEDKGLNLPELIIRAADIDGIERIRLSSIEPWEVNDHLLDVMNHPKVCKHLHIPLQSGDSRVLTCMNRPYDADEYKQIITRVRERIEDIGITTDVIVGFPGESDDEFANTCSLIDAVGFSRLHVFRYSRRPGTKAANMPDQIDSDTRKARAEKLTEIGRSTMHKFAVAHVGKFMDVLVETGAPIVSSYDNRYDGEQARLVGFTGNYISVTFTGDIFLKGNIVKVKIVDTDSDGCVVGSLG from the coding sequence ATGACTACAGATATGCCTACAATTGCTTACCATACACTTGGCTGCAAGGTCAATCAATATGAAACAGAGAAGATACGCCAGTCGCTGGAAAGCATGGGATTCACCACAGTCCCGTTTTCTGCGCGTGCGGATGCTTATATTATTAACACTTGCAGTGTAACTGCAGTTGCGGATGCTAAGTCGCGTGCTGCTGTTCGCAAAGCTCTCAGATCGAATCCCGAAGCTTTTGTAGTGGTCGCGGGGTGTTATGCTGAACTCGGACCCGCAAAGATAAGCTCTATAGAGGGTGTCGACCTGATTGTCGCGCACAAGGACAAAAATGACATCCCTGAACGGCTGGCGGCACATTTCGGAATTTCTGAGAAATCAGCATCTGAAAGTGAATTGCATCCACGTCCGCGAAGTCGGACCAGAGCCGTGGTGAAAGTCCAGGACGGCTGCGATAATTTTTGTTCATACTGCGTGATACCATATGCCAGGGTGGGCATGACGTCGAGGCAGGTTGGAGATGTAATCGATGAGTTGAAGTCCCTGGCAGATTTCGGATATAAGGAGATCGTGCTTGCCGGGATCAGGTTAGGCTCATATGAAGACAAAGGTTTGAACCTCCCTGAGCTTATAATACGCGCAGCCGACATAGACGGGATCGAGAGGATAAGGCTCAGCTCAATAGAGCCCTGGGAGGTAAACGACCATCTTTTGGACGTTATGAATCATCCCAAGGTCTGCAAGCACCTTCATATTCCGCTGCAGAGCGGCGACAGCCGTGTTTTGACATGTATGAACCGTCCATATGATGCGGATGAATATAAACAAATCATCACTCGTGTGCGAGAACGAATTGAGGATATAGGCATCACAACCGATGTCATCGTAGGGTTTCCTGGTGAGAGTGATGACGAATTTGCAAACACATGTTCTTTGATCGATGCAGTCGGTTTCTCAAGGCTCCATGTGTTTAGATATTCTCGCAGACCCGGAACAAAAGCAGCAAATATGCCCGACCAGATAGATAGTGATACAAGAAAAGCACGCGCTGAGAAATTGACGGAGATCGGCAGGAGCACGATGCACAAATTCGCGGTTGCTCATGTGGGCAAGTTCATGGATGTGCTGGTCGAAACGGGTGCTCCAATTGTAAGCAGTTACGATAATAGGTATGATGGAGAGCAGGCGAGGCTCGTTGGATTTACTGGCAACTATATAAGTGTCACGTTTACAGGTGATATTTTTCTCAAGGGTAATATAGTGAAAGTAAAGATTGTTGATACTGACAGTGATGGATGTGTGGTCGGCAGTCTCGGCTAA
- a CDS encoding histidine triad nucleotide-binding protein — MSDCIFCKIANKEMGKLVYEDDSVVAFDDLNPQAPVHVLVIPKKHIARISDVFEGEDACLMGHILVVANKIASERGVSDDGYRIVTNCNEGAGQSVWHIHFHLLGGRKLGWPPG; from the coding sequence ATGAGTGATTGCATTTTCTGCAAAATTGCAAACAAGGAGATGGGCAAACTGGTCTATGAAGACGATAGTGTCGTCGCATTTGACGATCTTAATCCGCAGGCGCCTGTCCATGTTCTGGTTATCCCCAAAAAACACATTGCGCGTATTTCTGATGTTTTCGAGGGCGAGGACGCGTGTTTAATGGGGCACATTCTTGTGGTCGCAAATAAAATTGCGTCTGAGCGCGGCGTTTCTGACGATGGATACAGGATAGTCACCAATTGCAATGAAGGCGCTGGCCAATCTGTCTGGCATATACATTTTCATCTGCTCGGCGGAAGAAAACTTGGATGGCCACCCGGATAG
- a CDS encoding DUF721 domain-containing protein, with protein MRRPMYRGGGISRLGGLLNASLNDLGIRKKVMEQQTVSRWAEVVGPNIAAASMADKLRDGVLFVCCKSSTWANELSFHKERIMKRLNSAAGKQIVKDIRFTARGYRKIVESRKDDNSGSMGLEKVELDANAAAIAEKIASTASSPELAQKIQSAVMTSKRLEKVKKETN; from the coding sequence GTATAGAGGCGGCGGCATTAGTAGACTCGGCGGGCTGTTGAACGCTTCGCTCAATGACCTGGGAATCCGCAAGAAGGTGATGGAGCAGCAGACTGTCTCGCGATGGGCTGAGGTTGTTGGTCCAAACATTGCCGCGGCGAGTATGGCAGATAAGTTACGTGACGGTGTCCTATTCGTCTGCTGCAAGAGCAGCACATGGGCAAACGAGCTTTCATTCCATAAAGAACGAATTATGAAGAGGCTAAACTCAGCTGCCGGCAAGCAGATTGTAAAGGATATCAGGTTTACTGCCAGAGGATATCGCAAGATAGTTGAATCTCGAAAGGATGACAACAGCGGGTCTATGGGTCTTGAAAAGGTGGAATTGGATGCAAACGCAGCTGCAATAGCTGAAAAGATAGCATCCACTGCTTCTTCGCCCGAGCTTGCACAAAAGATTCAGAGCGCTGTAATGACGAGCAAAAGGTTGGAGAAGGTTAAGAAAGAAACTAATTGA